In Desulfofundulus kuznetsovii DSM 6115, the following are encoded in one genomic region:
- a CDS encoding diguanylate cyclase, with product MTGPVFHPLVLLLSGSRETITAVASQLDYELFNLLITTREEEAIEAIRRGWSDVLIFEPPDLQDHSGCLSTFLQEQGDALPVILITSPQDIFPECPWLRVYEVLHKPISRPELSARLKSVVTLRQLEKQLADHPLAPGGAARVLLVEDSPLQRKILAGYLTGEGIEVITAADGAEALRIAEQQRPDMILLDVVLPGMDGFEVCRHLKENPSLKDTPVVFITSRQGREEKIRGLECGADDFLIKPVDKRELLIRTHSLIRRKQLMDTLVNQASRDPLTGLYNRRQLALDLQRELSRAKRYSTPLALIMADVDFFKNYNDTNGHLAGDEILRQLAGLFVSNTRDMDTVYRYGGEEFIILLPQTDLAGAVAVAEKLRQKVEKHSFPHGEKQTGGRLTISLGVAVYPDHGRDAEGLILAADQAMYRAKKEGRNRYATATPPG from the coding sequence TTGACAGGCCCCGTTTTTCACCCGCTGGTATTGTTGTTGTCCGGCAGCCGCGAAACCATCACGGCCGTGGCTTCACAGCTGGATTACGAGCTGTTCAATTTGCTCATCACCACCCGGGAAGAGGAGGCCATTGAGGCCATTCGCCGGGGCTGGTCCGACGTGCTCATCTTTGAGCCTCCAGACCTGCAGGATCATTCCGGTTGTCTCTCCACTTTTTTACAGGAGCAGGGGGACGCCCTGCCGGTGATTCTCATCACCAGTCCCCAGGACATCTTCCCCGAATGCCCGTGGTTACGGGTGTACGAGGTATTGCACAAGCCCATTAGCAGGCCGGAATTATCCGCCCGGTTAAAATCGGTGGTTACCCTGCGCCAGCTGGAAAAGCAACTTGCCGACCACCCCCTGGCACCCGGAGGGGCGGCCCGGGTGCTCCTGGTGGAGGACAGCCCCCTGCAGCGTAAGATCCTGGCCGGGTACCTGACCGGGGAAGGCATCGAAGTAATTACCGCCGCCGACGGCGCGGAAGCGTTGCGTATAGCCGAACAACAAAGACCCGACATGATTCTCCTGGACGTCGTCCTGCCCGGCATGGATGGTTTTGAAGTCTGCCGGCACCTGAAGGAGAACCCCAGCCTGAAGGACACCCCGGTGGTGTTCATCACTTCCCGCCAGGGACGGGAGGAAAAAATCCGCGGCCTGGAATGCGGGGCGGACGATTTCCTGATCAAACCGGTGGATAAAAGGGAATTGTTAATTCGCACCCATTCCCTGATCCGGCGCAAGCAGTTGATGGATACCCTGGTAAACCAGGCCAGCCGGGACCCCCTGACCGGCCTGTATAACCGGCGCCAGCTGGCCCTTGACCTGCAGCGGGAGCTTTCCCGGGCCAAACGTTACTCCACCCCCCTGGCCTTAATTATGGCCGACGTGGATTTTTTTAAAAACTATAACGATACCAACGGGCACCTGGCCGGGGACGAAATCCTGCGGCAGCTGGCCGGCTTGTTTGTTTCCAACACCCGGGACATGGATACCGTCTACCGCTATGGCGGGGAGGAATTTATCATCCTGCTGCCCCAGACGGACCTGGCCGGGGCGGTTGCCGTAGCGGAAAAACTGCGCCAGAAGGTGGAAAAACACTCCTTCCCCCACGGCGAAAAGCAGACGGGGGGACGGCTGACCATCAGCCTGGGGGTGGCGGTTTACCCGGATCACGGCCGGGACGCCGAAGGTCTGATCCTGGCCGCCGACCAGGCCATGTACCGGGCCAAAAAAGAAGGCCGAAACCGGTACGCCACGGCTACACCTCCCGGCTGA
- a CDS encoding radical SAM protein codes for MYRLVYADAGGRFYDHPEMAAVGRTGDRFVEITPSEMMPLPRGASLVLIPAGSPVGLDRRGNFVLVERVRGVSVFAVAALLPQGYTRTLLPAYRRPAGERPLPLFGYAAVAWHKDGLWVAARQTDDPHRWDPGHYNTPELGRLISGRLGRRPGNPILAQLARCAREYSCFTAQNIFYRRWEGGVPVSPRCNARCLGCISRQPAECCPSPQERISSAPPVEAVVEVMEEHLRSAPGAIISFGQGCEGEPLLAAGTIAAAISRVRRLVSRGTININTNAGHTAGMEKIIASGVDSIRVSLISARPDVYRAYHRPRNYDLQDVRRSIVLARQAGVFVSLNLLVLPGLTDREEEIKSLLAFIQETGVQMVQLRNLNIDPDYLFGRLPPARGEMTGIGEFINRLKKVPGLLVGNFSREV; via the coding sequence GTGTATCGTTTGGTTTATGCCGATGCCGGGGGGCGTTTTTACGATCATCCGGAAATGGCCGCAGTTGGACGGACCGGGGACCGCTTTGTGGAAATAACCCCTTCTGAGATGATGCCCCTGCCCCGGGGGGCTTCCCTGGTGCTCATTCCGGCCGGGAGCCCGGTGGGGCTCGACCGGCGGGGTAATTTTGTTCTGGTGGAAAGGGTGCGGGGAGTTTCCGTCTTTGCCGTGGCCGCCCTTTTACCCCAGGGCTACACCCGCACCCTTTTGCCGGCTTACCGCCGGCCGGCAGGGGAAAGGCCCCTGCCCCTTTTTGGCTATGCAGCGGTGGCCTGGCATAAGGATGGGTTGTGGGTGGCCGCCCGGCAAACGGACGACCCCCACCGCTGGGATCCCGGACATTACAATACCCCGGAGCTGGGGCGTTTGATTTCCGGGCGCCTGGGCCGTCGTCCCGGGAATCCCATCCTGGCCCAGCTGGCCCGTTGCGCCCGGGAGTACTCCTGTTTTACCGCCCAGAATATTTTTTACCGCCGCTGGGAGGGAGGAGTACCCGTTTCCCCCCGTTGCAATGCCCGCTGCCTGGGGTGTATCTCCAGACAGCCGGCTGAATGCTGCCCCTCCCCGCAGGAGCGCATTTCATCCGCTCCTCCGGTGGAAGCGGTGGTGGAGGTAATGGAGGAGCATTTAAGGAGCGCCCCCGGGGCCATTATAAGCTTCGGCCAGGGATGCGAGGGTGAGCCGCTCCTGGCCGCCGGTACCATTGCCGCCGCCATTTCCCGGGTGCGGCGGCTGGTATCCCGGGGGACGATCAACATAAACACCAATGCCGGCCACACTGCCGGCATGGAAAAAATCATCGCCAGTGGGGTTGACTCCATAAGGGTGAGTTTAATCAGCGCCAGGCCTGATGTTTATCGCGCCTACCACCGGCCCCGTAATTACGATCTCCAGGACGTGCGCCGTTCTATCGTGCTGGCCCGGCAGGCGGGGGTGTTTGTTTCCCTGAACCTCCTGGTTCTGCCCGGCCTGACCGACCGCGAGGAAGAGATTAAAAGCCTCCTGGCCTTTATCCAGGAGACCGGAGTTCAGATGGTACAATTGCGCAATTTGAACATCGACCCGGACTACCTCTTCGGCCGCCTGCCCCCGGCCCGGGGAGAAATGACCGGTATTGGAGAGTTTATTAACCGGTTAAAGAAAGTGCCGGGTCTTCTGGTGGGGAATTTCAGCCGGGAGGTGTAG
- a CDS encoding Fic family protein encodes MKPEDFPRPNGRIIRIQDGGWAFIPNPLPPAINWTPQLVAELSAADRAIGELSGLGKMIPNPHLLIRPFLRHEAVLSSRIEGTQASLSDLYVYEASGQLRLWNGDLVRKDVPEVFNYVRALEYGLQRLKELPVSLRLLRELHALLLEEVRGAGRSPGEFRRVQNWIGPPGSTLANAVFVPPPVSELPALLDSFEKFLHEDIQLPPLLKLAMIHYQFEAIHPFLDGNGRLGRMLIVLLLCAWDILPQPLLYLSPYFESQRASYYDLLQAVNTSSAWESWFIFFLRGIRYQARDAITRATKLQELQAAYRERFQRSRISGGLLSLCDLLFSFPVVSIPQVAQQLNVTYSMAKRYMENLIKEGVLYEITGRNRNRLYMAREIIAILEKTI; translated from the coding sequence TTGAAACCGGAAGATTTCCCTCGCCCCAACGGCCGAATAATTCGTATTCAGGATGGAGGGTGGGCATTTATACCGAATCCACTTCCACCCGCGATAAACTGGACTCCTCAGCTTGTTGCTGAACTTTCCGCCGCGGACCGTGCCATAGGGGAACTTTCCGGCCTGGGTAAGATGATTCCAAATCCTCACCTGTTGATCAGGCCTTTTCTCCGGCATGAAGCCGTGCTCTCTTCACGCATAGAAGGAACACAAGCATCCCTTTCCGATCTTTACGTTTACGAAGCATCGGGCCAGCTCCGGTTGTGGAACGGGGATTTGGTCAGGAAAGATGTTCCTGAAGTGTTCAATTATGTTCGTGCTCTAGAATACGGTCTGCAAAGACTCAAAGAGCTACCAGTAAGCCTTCGATTACTAAGGGAACTACACGCCCTTTTGCTGGAAGAGGTCCGGGGCGCTGGTCGCTCGCCTGGAGAATTTCGAAGGGTCCAGAACTGGATAGGGCCGCCGGGGAGCACTCTTGCAAACGCTGTTTTCGTACCCCCTCCGGTTTCTGAGTTACCGGCTTTACTGGATTCCTTTGAAAAGTTTCTCCACGAAGATATACAGCTGCCACCGCTCTTAAAGCTTGCGATGATTCACTACCAGTTTGAAGCTATCCACCCTTTTTTAGATGGTAACGGACGTCTCGGCCGCATGCTTATCGTATTGCTCCTGTGTGCCTGGGATATCCTCCCGCAACCCTTGCTGTATTTAAGTCCGTACTTTGAATCCCAGCGCGCGTCGTATTACGACCTGCTGCAAGCAGTCAACACAAGTAGTGCATGGGAAAGTTGGTTCATTTTCTTCTTGCGGGGGATACGTTACCAGGCCAGGGATGCCATAACTAGAGCAACTAAACTTCAGGAACTCCAGGCGGCATATAGGGAGCGTTTTCAACGATCAAGGATTTCTGGCGGCTTACTAAGTCTATGTGACCTTCTGTTTTCTTTCCCTGTCGTAAGTATACCCCAGGTTGCACAACAACTCAATGTTACCTATTCTATGGCTAAAAGGTACATGGAAAACCTGATCAAGGAAGGAGTTCTATACGAAATTACAGGCCGGAACAGGAACCGCCTCTACATGGCCAGGGAAATAATTGCGATTCTTGAGAAAACCATCTGA
- a CDS encoding peptidoglycan DD-metalloendopeptidase family protein, with protein sequence MGKLVKKRLRKLTILLAAGAFLVVCLLPGRMPLFAAPDEAILTGVSYGNLPRVETGPPAGERHMYRVQPGDTLEDIAGRFGLPVTALQEANGIRDADLIVEGQVLQIPAGVLTHTVLPGETLSDIARRYRVPVSRLVAVNGLSNPDTLVPGQQVTIPAGYGDHLAAAAITAALPVDQLAWPVVGWVSSPFGWRDGRPHEGVDIAAGEGEPIRAVRSGRVTFAGPRGTYGNTVVIDHGEGLETLYAHALQVLVKPGQWVEAGEVIALVGSTGRSTGPHLHLEVRLNGIPYDPLLCLTRTRV encoded by the coding sequence ATGGGCAAGTTAGTTAAGAAACGTCTGCGCAAATTAACCATATTGCTCGCAGCCGGGGCCTTCCTGGTGGTGTGCCTGCTGCCCGGGAGGATGCCTCTTTTTGCCGCGCCCGATGAGGCCATTCTCACCGGCGTGTCCTACGGCAACCTCCCCCGGGTGGAAACAGGCCCGCCGGCCGGTGAACGGCATATGTACCGGGTGCAGCCCGGTGACACCCTGGAGGATATTGCCGGCCGTTTCGGCCTGCCGGTAACCGCCCTGCAGGAAGCAAACGGTATCCGGGATGCCGACCTGATCGTGGAAGGACAGGTACTGCAAATTCCCGCCGGGGTACTTACACATACGGTGTTACCCGGCGAAACCCTTTCGGACATTGCCCGGCGCTACCGGGTGCCCGTGTCCCGGCTGGTGGCCGTCAACGGTTTGTCAAACCCTGATACGCTCGTTCCGGGACAGCAGGTGACCATTCCTGCCGGGTACGGCGATCACCTGGCGGCAGCAGCTATCACGGCGGCCCTGCCGGTGGATCAGCTGGCCTGGCCCGTGGTGGGTTGGGTGAGCTCCCCCTTTGGCTGGCGGGATGGCCGGCCCCACGAGGGGGTGGACATTGCCGCCGGGGAGGGCGAACCCATCCGGGCGGTACGGTCCGGCCGGGTGACCTTTGCCGGCCCCCGGGGTACCTACGGCAACACGGTCGTTATTGATCACGGCGAAGGACTGGAGACCCTTTACGCCCACGCCCTCCAGGTGCTGGTGAAGCCGGGGCAGTGGGTGGAAGCCGGGGAGGTTATCGCCCTGGTGGGCAGCACCGGCCGTTCCACCGGTCCCCACCTGCACCTGGAGGTGCGCTTAAACGGCATACCCTATGACCCCCTGTTGTGTCTCACCCGCACCAGGGTGTAA